In Rattus norvegicus strain BN/NHsdMcwi chromosome 1, GRCr8, whole genome shotgun sequence, a genomic segment contains:
- the 2200002J24Rikl gene encoding uncharacterized protein LOC688924 isoform X1, which yields MVPYPWLGMASSVFCASFDLAGPLFLFIFFSFLLVGLSPDACKAVPLSHTSRPSLGLLTKLLRLPFNTFGSPAKDYLCLSVTSFCFCILLAIPALLFSLKTREANSVGDWRRAQRNSRLALGFSISSIIVGCLLMASSISLVFETEDMTSS from the exons ATGGTGCCCTACCCCTGGCTTGGGATGGCATCATCTGTGTTTTGTGCCTCATTTGACCTGGCAggtcctttatttttatttatttttttttctttcttgttagtAGGGTTGAGCCCAGATGCTTGCAAAGCTGTACCTCTGAGCCACACCTCCAGGCCCTCATTG GGTCTTCTTACGAAGTTGCTCAGGCTGCCCTTCAACACGTTTGGTAGTCCAG CGAAGgattatctctgtctgtctgtcacgtCCTTCTGCTTCTGCATCCTGCTGGCAATCCCAGCCCTGCTGTTCTCCCTGAAG ACCCGGGAAGCCAACTCAGTTGGGGATTGGAGGCGAGCCCAGAGGaactccaggctagccttgggcTTCAGCATCTCCAGCATCATCGTGGGATGCCTTTTGATGGCCAGCTCTATCTCTTTAGTCTTTGAAACAGAGGATATGACGTCCTCCTGA
- the 2200002J24Rikl gene encoding uncharacterized protein LOC688924 isoform X3 → MAAGAKIKELEAQTMSGKQAYQRLPGPVMLIALPPPAKDYLCLSVTSFCFCILLAIPALLFSLKTREANSVGDWRRAQRNSRLALGFSISSIIVGCLLMASSISLVFETEDMTSS, encoded by the exons ATGGCTGCTGGGGCCAAAATCAAGGAGCTGGAAGCCCAGACCATGTCAGGGAAACAAGCCTATCAGAGATTACCCGGGCCAGTCATGCTGATTGCCTTGCCTCCCCCAGCGAAGgattatctctgtctgtctgtcacgtCCTTCTGCTTCTGCATCCTGCTGGCAATCCCAGCCCTGCTGTTCTCCCTGAAG ACCCGGGAAGCCAACTCAGTTGGGGATTGGAGGCGAGCCCAGAGGaactccaggctagccttgggcTTCAGCATCTCCAGCATCATCGTGGGATGCCTTTTGATGGCCAGCTCTATCTCTTTAGTCTTTGAAACAGAGGATATGACGTCCTCCTGA
- the Atp4a gene encoding potassium-transporting ATPase alpha chain 1 encodes MGKAENYELYSVELGTGPGGNMAAKMSKKKAGGGGGKKKEKLENMKKEMEMNDHQLSVSELEQKYQTSATKGLKASLAAELLLRDGPNALRPPRGTPEYVKFARQLAGGLQCLMWVAAAICLIAFAIQASEGDLTTDDNLYLALALIAVVVVTGCFGYYQEFKSTNIIASFKNLVPQQATVIRDGDKFQINADQLVVGDLVEMKGGDRVPADIRILSAQGCKVDNSSLTGESEPQTRSPECTHESPLETRNIAFFSTMCLEGTAQGLVVSTGDRTIIGRIASLASGVENEKTPIAIEIEHFVDIIAGLAILFGATFFVVAMCIGYTFLRAMVFFMAIVVAYVPEGLLATVTVCLSLTAKRLASKNCVVKNLEAVETLGSTSVICSDKTGTLTQNRMTVSHLWFDNHIHTADTTEDQSGQTFDQSSETWRALCRVLTLCNRAAFKSGQDAVPVPKRIVIGDASETALLKFSELTLGNAMGYRDRFPKVCEIPFNSTNKFQLSIHTLEDPRDPRHLLVMKGAPERVLERCSSILIKGQELPLDEQWREAFQTAYLSLGGLGERVLGFCQLYLNEKDYPPGYTFDVEAMNFPSSGLCFAGLVSMIDPPRATVPDAVLKCRTAGIRVIMVTGDHPITAKAIAASVGIISEGSETVEDIAARLRMPVDQVNKKDARACVINGMQLKDMDPSELVEALRTHPEMVFARTSPQQKLVIVESCQRLGAIVAVTGDGVNDSPALKKADIGVAMGIAGSDAAKNAADMILLDDNFASIVTGVEQGRLIFDNLKKSIAYTLTKNIPELTPYLIYITVSVPLPLGCITILFIELCTDIFPSVSLAYEKAESDIMHLRPRNPRRDRLVNEPLAAYSYFQIGAIQSFAGFADYFTAMAQEGWFPLLCVGLRPQWEDHHLQDLQDSYGQEWTFGQRLYQQYTCYTVFFISIEMCQIADVLIRKTRRLSAFQQGFFRNRILVIAIVFQVCIGCFLCYCPGMPNIFNFMPIRFQWWLVPMPFGLLIFVYDEIRKLGVRCCPGSWWDQELYY; translated from the exons ATGGGGAAGGCA gagaatTATGAATTGTACTCAGTGGAACTGGGGACTGGCCCTGGTGGGAACATGGCTGCCAAGATGAGCAAGAAGAAGGCGGGAGGCGGGGGAGGCAAGAAGAAGGAGAAGCTAGAGAACATGaagaaggagatggagatg AACGACCACCAGTTGTCAGTGTCTGAGCTGGAGCAGAAGTACCAGACCAGTGCCACCAAG GGCCTGAAGGCGAGTCTGGCAGCTGAGCTGCTGCTGAGGGATGGGCCCAATGCACTCCGGCCACCTCGGGGCACCCCTGAGTACGTGAAGTTCGCCCGGCAGCTGGCAGGCGGTCTGCAGTGCCTCATGTGGGTGGCTGCAGCCATCTGCCTCATTGCCTTTGCGATTCAGGCCAGCGAGGGAGACCTGACCACTGATGACAAT TTGTACCTGGCGTTGGCACTCATTGCTGTGGTTGTGGTCACTGGCTGTTTTGGCTACTACCAGGAGTTCAAGAGCACAAATATCATCGCCAGCTTCAAGAATCTTGTACCCCAG CAAGCCACAGTGATCCGAGACGGGGATAAGTTCCAGATCAACGCGGATCAGCTTGTGGTGGGCGACCTGGTAGAGATGAAAGGCGGGGACCGCGTCCCAGCAGACATCCGAATTCTGTCAGCCCAGGGCTGCAAGGTGGACAACTCCTCGCTTACTGGAGAGTCTGAACCGCAGACCCGCTCACCTGAGTGTACACACGAGAGTCCCCTTGAGACCCGCAACATCGCCTTCTTCTCCACCATGTGTCTGGAGG GCACGGCGCAGGGCTTGGTGGTGAGCACCGGTGATCGCACCATCATTGGACGCATCGCCTCTCTGGCTTCGGGTGTGGAAAACGAGAAGACTCCTATCGCGATCGAGATCGAACATTTTGTGGACATCATTGCTGGCCTGGCCATCCTCTTCGGTGCCACATTCTTTGTGGTGGCCATGTGTATCGGCTATACCTTCCTTCGGGCCATGGTCTTCTTCATGGCCATTGTGGTAGCCTATGTGCCTGAGGGGCTGCTGGCTACTGTCACG GTCTGCCTGTCACTGACAGCAAAGAGGCTGGCCAGTAAAAACTGTGTGGTCAAAAATCTGGAAGCAGTGGAGACCCTGGGTTCCACGTCAGTCATCTGCTCAGACAAGACAGGAACTCTTACTCAGAACCGCATGACGGTGTCTCATCTATGGTTTGACAACCATATCCACACGGCGGACACCACAGAAGACCAGTcag GGCAAACGTTCGACCAATCGTCGGAGACCTGGCGGGCGCTGTGCCGCGTGCTCACCCTGTGCAACCGCGCTGCCTTCAAGTCTGGCCAGGACGCCGTGCCAGTGCCCAAG CGCATCGTGATCGGAGACGCATCTGAGACTGCGCTGCTCAAGTTCTCGGAGTTGACGTTGGGCAACGCCATGGGTTATCGGGACCGCTTCCCCAAAGTTTGCGAGATCCCCTTCAACTCCACCAACAAGTTTCAG CTGTCCATTCACACTCTGGAGGATCCGCGCGACCCCCGGCACTTGCTGGTGATGAAGGGCGCCCCAGAGCGCGTGCTGGAGCGTTGCAGCTCCATCCTCATCAAGGGCCAGGAGCTGCCCCTGGACGAGCAATGGCGTGAGGCCTTCCAGACAGCCTACCTTAGCCTGGGAGGCCTAGGCGAACGCGTTCTTG GTTTCTGCCAGCTCTACCTGAATGAGAAGGACTACCCGCCTGGCTACACCTTTGATGTGGAGGCCATGAACTTTCCAAGTAGTGGCCTCTGCTTTGCGGGACTTGTATCCATGATTGACCCTCCCCGGGCCACCGTTCCAGATGCTGTGCTCAAATGCCGTACGGCAGGCATCCGG GTGATCATGGTGACTGGTGACCATCCCATCACAGCCAAGGCCATTGCAGCCAGTGTGGGGATCATCTCGGAAGGCAGCGAGACAGTGGAAGACATCGCCGCCCGCCTCCGAATGCCTGTAGACCAGGTTAATAAGAA GGATGCCCGGGCCTGTGTGATCAATGGCATGCAGTTGAAGGACATGGACCCATCTGAGCTGGTGGAGGCGCTGCGCACCCACCCTGAGATGGTGTTTGCTCGAACCAGTCCTCAGCAGAAGCTGGTGATTGTGGAGAGCTGTCAGCGACTG GGTGCCATTGTGGCTGTAACAGGGGATGGTGTGAATGACTCCCCAGCCCTGAAGAAGGCTGACATTGGTGTAGCCATGGGCATTGCTGGCTCCGATGCTGCTAAAAATGCTGCTGACATGATCTTGCTGGATGACAACTTCGCTTCCATTGTGACGGGCGTGGAGCAGG GCCGACTGATCTTTGACAACCTGAAGAAATCCATCGCCTATACACTGACCAAGAACATTCCAGAACTGACACCCTACCTTATCTATATCACTGTCAGTGTGCCCCTACCCCTTGGGTGTATCACCATTCTCTTCATAGAACTCTGCACAGATATC TTTCCATCTGTGTCCCTGGCATATGAAAAGGCCGAGAGTGACATCATGCACCTGCGCCCACGGAACCCCAGGCGGGACCGGTTGGTCAATGAACCCCTGGCTGCTTATTCCTATTTTCAGATTG GTGCCATTCAGTCATTTGCCGGCTTTGCTGACTACTTCACGGCCATGGCCCAGGAGGGCTGGTTCCCTCTGCTGTGTGTGGGGCTGCGACCACAATGGGAGGACCACCATCTACAAGATCTTCAAGACAGCTACGGCCAGGAATGG ACATTTGGTCAGCGTCTGTACCAGCAGTACACCTGTTACACCGTGTTCTTCATCAGCATCGAGATGTGCCAGATCGCTGATGTCCTCATCCGCAAGACACGCCGCCTCTCCGCTTTCCAGCAGGGATTCTTCAG GAACAGGATCCTGGTGATCGCCATCGTGTTTCAGGTCTGCATTGGCTGCTTCCTGTGCTACTGCCCAGGGATGCCCAACATCTTCAACTTCATGCCCATCCG gttccagtggtggcTGGTCCCCATGCCCTTTGGCCTTCTCATCTTTGTCTATGATGAGATCCGGAAACTTGGAGTTCGCTGTTGCCCAGGGA GCTGGTGGGACCAGGAACTCTACTATTAG
- the Tmem147 gene encoding BOS complex subunit TMEM147, producing MTLFHFGNCFALAYFPYFITYKCSGLSEYNAFWKCVQAGVTYLFVQLCKMLFLATFFPTWEGGIYDFIGEFMKASVDVADLIGLNLVMSRNAGKGEYKIMVAALGWATAELIMSRCIPLWVGARGIEFDWKYIQMSIDSNISLVHYIVASAQVWMITRYDLYHTFRPAVLLLMFLSVYKAFVMETFVHLCSLGSWTALLARAVVTGLLALSTLALYVAVVNVHS from the exons ATGACCCTGTTCCACTTCGGGAACTGCTTCGCCCTCGCCTACTTTCCCTATTTCATCACGTACAAATGCagcggcct GTCTGAGTACAACGCCTTCTGGAAATGCGTCCAGGCCGGGGTCACCTACCTCTTTGTGCAGCTATGTAAG ATGTTGTTCTTGGCCACTTTCTTCCCCACCTGGGAAGGGGGCATCTATGACTTCATTGGG GAATTCATGAAGGCCAGTGTGGATGTGGCAGACCTGATAGGCCTAAACCTTGTCATGTCCCGGAATGCAGGCAAGGGGGAGTACAAGATCATGGTTGCTGCCCTGGGCTGGGCCACTGCTGAACTCATTATGTCCCG CTGCATCCCTCTCTGGGTGGGAGCCCGAGGCATTGAATTTGACTGGAAATATATCCAGATGAGCATTGACTCCAACATCAGTCTG GTCCACTACATTGTTGCATCAGCTCAGGTCTGGATGATAACACGCTATGACCTGTACCACACCTTCCGGCCTGCTGTTCTTCTCCTAATGTTCCTTAGTGTCTACAAGGCCTTTGTCATGGA GACCTTTGTCCATCTCTGCTCCTTGGGTAGTTGGACAGCGCTGCTGGCCCGGGCAGTGGTGACAGGATTGCTGGCCCTCAGCACCTTGGCCCTGTATGTTGCTGTTGTCAATGTACACTCCTAG
- the Gapdhs gene encoding glyceraldehyde-3-phosphate dehydrogenase, testis-specific isoform X2, producing MFRGGLFVAVLPDLWILQYFIPLLHLVIRPPPPPPKVEEPPPPKEEPPPPPPPPPPPQIEPEEPKEAPPPPPPPPPPPPPPPPPPPKPAKELTVGINGFGRIGRLVLRVCMEKGVRVVAVNDPFIDPEYMVYMFKYDSTHGRYKGTVEHKNGRLVVDNLEINVFQCKEPKEIPWSSVGNPYVVEATGVYLSIEAASGHISSGARRVIVTAPSPDAPMLVMGVNEKDYNPGSMTVVSNASCTTNCLAPLAKVIHERFGIVEGLMTTVHAYTATQKTVDGPSKKDWRGGRGAHQNIIPSSTGAAKAVGKVIPELNGKLTGMAFRVPTPNVSVVDLTCRLAQPASYTAIKEAVKAAAKGPMAGILAYTEDQVVSTDFNGDSHSSIFDAKAGIALNDNFVKLVSWYDNEYGYSHRVVDLLRYMFSREK from the exons TGATCagaccacctccacctccacccaaGGTTGAGGAGCCTCCGCCACCCAAGGAGGagccgccgccaccgccaccaccgccTCCTCCACCCCAGATAGAGCCAGAGGAGCCTAAAGAggctccacctccacctccacctcctccaccccctccccctccccctcctccaccacccCCAAAGCCAGCTAAAGAGCTAACAGTGGGCATCAATGG ATTTGGACGCATTGGTCGTCTGGTGCTACGAGTCTGCATGGAGAAGGGCGTTCGGGTAGTAGCAGTGAATGACCCATTCATTGATCCAGAATACATG GTGTACATGTTCAAATATGACTCCACACATGGTAGATACAAAGGAACGGTGGAACATAAGAATGGACGACTAGTTGTGGACAACCTTGAGATCAACGTGTTCCAGTG CAAAGAACCTAAGGAAATCCCCTGGAGCTCTGTAGGGAATCCCTACGTGGTGGAAGCCACAGGTGTATACCTGTCCATAGAGGCGGCTTCG GGGCACATTTCATCTGGTGCCAGGCGTGTCATCGTCACTGCACCTTCCCCCGATGCACCCATGTTGGTCATGGGTGTGAATGAGAAGGACTATAACCCTGGCTCCATGACCGTTGTCAG CAATGCATCCTGTACCACCAACTGCCTGGCCCCCCTCGCTAAGGTTATTCACGAACGCTTCGGGATCGTGGAAGGGCTAATG ACCACCGTCCATGCCTACACGGCCACTCAGAAGACAGTGGACGGGCCATCAAAGAAGGACTGGCGAGGTGGCCGAGGTGCCCACCAGAACATCATCCCATCTTCCACTGGGGCTGCCAAGGCTGTAGGCAAAGTCATCCCAGAGCTCAATGG GAAGTTAACAGGAATGGCATTCCGGGTGCCAACCCCAAACGTATCAGTTGTGGACCTGACCTGCCGCctggctcagcctgcttcctaCACTGCTATCAAGGAGGCTGTGAAAGCAGCAGCCAAGGGACCTATGGCTGGCATCCTTGCTTATACAGAGgaccag GTGGTCTCCACGGACTTTAATGGCGATTCCCATTCTTCCATCTTTGATGCTAAGGCTGGAATTGCCCTCAATGACAACTTCGTGAAGCTTGTTTCCTG GTACGACAACGAATATGGCTACAGTCACCGGGTAGTCGACCTCCTCCGCTACATGTTTAGCCGAGAGAAATAA
- the Gapdhs gene encoding glyceraldehyde-3-phosphate dehydrogenase, testis-specific isoform X1 encodes MSRRDVILTNVTVVQLRRDPCPCPCPCPCPCPCPVIRPPPPPPKVEEPPPPKEEPPPPPPPPPPPQIEPEEPKEAPPPPPPPPPPPPPPPPPPPKPAKELTVGINGFGRIGRLVLRVCMEKGVRVVAVNDPFIDPEYMVYMFKYDSTHGRYKGTVEHKNGRLVVDNLEINVFQCKEPKEIPWSSVGNPYVVEATGVYLSIEAASGHISSGARRVIVTAPSPDAPMLVMGVNEKDYNPGSMTVVSNASCTTNCLAPLAKVIHERFGIVEGLMTTVHAYTATQKTVDGPSKKDWRGGRGAHQNIIPSSTGAAKAVGKVIPELNGKLTGMAFRVPTPNVSVVDLTCRLAQPASYTAIKEAVKAAAKGPMAGILAYTEDQVVSTDFNGDSHSSIFDAKAGIALNDNFVKLVSWYDNEYGYSHRVVDLLRYMFSREK; translated from the exons ATGTCAAGACGTGACGTGATCCTTACCAATGTTACTGTTGTCCAGCTACGGCGGGACCCATGCCCATGTCCATGCCCATGTCCATGCCCATGTCCATGTCCGG TGATCagaccacctccacctccacccaaGGTTGAGGAGCCTCCGCCACCCAAGGAGGagccgccgccaccgccaccaccgccTCCTCCACCCCAGATAGAGCCAGAGGAGCCTAAAGAggctccacctccacctccacctcctccaccccctccccctccccctcctccaccacccCCAAAGCCAGCTAAAGAGCTAACAGTGGGCATCAATGG ATTTGGACGCATTGGTCGTCTGGTGCTACGAGTCTGCATGGAGAAGGGCGTTCGGGTAGTAGCAGTGAATGACCCATTCATTGATCCAGAATACATG GTGTACATGTTCAAATATGACTCCACACATGGTAGATACAAAGGAACGGTGGAACATAAGAATGGACGACTAGTTGTGGACAACCTTGAGATCAACGTGTTCCAGTG CAAAGAACCTAAGGAAATCCCCTGGAGCTCTGTAGGGAATCCCTACGTGGTGGAAGCCACAGGTGTATACCTGTCCATAGAGGCGGCTTCG GGGCACATTTCATCTGGTGCCAGGCGTGTCATCGTCACTGCACCTTCCCCCGATGCACCCATGTTGGTCATGGGTGTGAATGAGAAGGACTATAACCCTGGCTCCATGACCGTTGTCAG CAATGCATCCTGTACCACCAACTGCCTGGCCCCCCTCGCTAAGGTTATTCACGAACGCTTCGGGATCGTGGAAGGGCTAATG ACCACCGTCCATGCCTACACGGCCACTCAGAAGACAGTGGACGGGCCATCAAAGAAGGACTGGCGAGGTGGCCGAGGTGCCCACCAGAACATCATCCCATCTTCCACTGGGGCTGCCAAGGCTGTAGGCAAAGTCATCCCAGAGCTCAATGG GAAGTTAACAGGAATGGCATTCCGGGTGCCAACCCCAAACGTATCAGTTGTGGACCTGACCTGCCGCctggctcagcctgcttcctaCACTGCTATCAAGGAGGCTGTGAAAGCAGCAGCCAAGGGACCTATGGCTGGCATCCTTGCTTATACAGAGgaccag GTGGTCTCCACGGACTTTAATGGCGATTCCCATTCTTCCATCTTTGATGCTAAGGCTGGAATTGCCCTCAATGACAACTTCGTGAAGCTTGTTTCCTG GTACGACAACGAATATGGCTACAGTCACCGGGTAGTCGACCTCCTCCGCTACATGTTTAGCCGAGAGAAATAA
- the Gapdhs gene encoding glyceraldehyde-3-phosphate dehydrogenase, testis-specific, translating to MSRRDVVLTNVTVVQLRRDPCPCPCPCPCPCPCPVIRPPPPPPKVEEPPPPKEEPPPPPPPPPPPQIEPEEPKEAPPPPPPPPPPPPPPPPPPPKPAKELTVGINGFGRIGRLVLRVCMEKGVRVVAVNDPFIDPEYMVYMFKYDSTHGRYKGTVEHKNGRLVVDNLEINVFQCKEPKEIPWSSVGNPYVVEATGVYLSIEAASGHISSGARRVIVTAPSPDAPMLVMGVNEKDYNPGSMTVVSNASCTTNCLAPLAKVIHERFGIVEGLMTTVHAYTATQKTVDGPSKKDWRGGRGAHQNIIPSSTGAAKAVGKVIPELNGKLTGMAFRVPTPNVSVVDLTCRLAQPASYTAIKEAVKAAAKGPMAGILAYTEDQVVSTDFNGDSHSSIFDAKAGIALNDNFVKLVSWYDNEYGYSHRVVDLLRYMFSREK from the exons TGATCagaccacctccacctccacccaaGGTTGAGGAGCCTCCGCCACCCAAGGAGGagccgccgccaccgccaccaccgccTCCTCCACCCCAGATAGAGCCAGAGGAGCCTAAAGAggctccacctccacctccacctcctccaccccctccccctccccctcctccaccacccCCAAAGCCAGCTAAAGAGCTAACAGTGGGCATCAATGG ATTTGGACGCATTGGTCGTCTGGTGCTACGAGTCTGCATGGAGAAGGGCGTTCGGGTAGTAGCAGTGAATGACCCATTCATTGATCCAGAATACATG GTGTACATGTTCAAATATGACTCCACACATGGTAGATACAAAGGAACGGTGGAACATAAGAATGGACGACTAGTTGTGGACAACCTTGAGATCAACGTGTTCCAGTG CAAAGAACCTAAGGAAATCCCCTGGAGCTCTGTAGGGAATCCCTACGTGGTGGAAGCCACAGGTGTATACCTGTCCATAGAGGCGGCTTCG GGGCACATTTCATCTGGTGCCAGGCGTGTCATCGTCACTGCACCTTCCCCCGATGCACCCATGTTGGTCATGGGTGTGAATGAGAAGGACTATAACCCTGGCTCCATGACCGTTGTCAG CAATGCATCCTGTACCACCAACTGCCTGGCCCCCCTCGCTAAGGTTATTCACGAACGCTTCGGGATCGTGGAAGGGCTAATG ACCACCGTCCATGCCTACACGGCCACTCAGAAGACAGTGGACGGGCCATCAAAGAAGGACTGGCGAGGTGGCCGAGGTGCCCACCAGAACATCATCCCATCTTCCACTGGGGCTGCCAAGGCTGTAGGCAAAGTCATCCCAGAGCTCAATGG GAAGTTAACAGGAATGGCATTCCGGGTGCCAACCCCAAACGTATCAGTTGTGGACCTGACCTGCCGCctggctcagcctgcttcctaCACTGCTATCAAGGAGGCTGTGAAAGCAGCAGCCAAGGGACCTATGGCTGGCATCCTTGCTTATACAGAGgaccag GTGGTCTCCACGGACTTTAATGGCGATTCCCATTCTTCCATCTTTGATGCTAAGGCTGGAATTGCCCTCAATGACAACTTCGTGAAGCTTGTTTCCTG GTACGACAACGAATATGGCTACAGTCACCGGGTAGTCGACCTCCTCCGCTACATGTTTAGCCGAGAGAAATAA
- the Gapdhs gene encoding glyceraldehyde-3-phosphate dehydrogenase, testis-specific isoform X3 gives MEKGVRVVAVNDPFIDPEYMVYMFKYDSTHGRYKGTVEHKNGRLVVDNLEINVFQCKEPKEIPWSSVGNPYVVEATGVYLSIEAASGHISSGARRVIVTAPSPDAPMLVMGVNEKDYNPGSMTVVSNASCTTNCLAPLAKVIHERFGIVEGLMTTVHAYTATQKTVDGPSKKDWRGGRGAHQNIIPSSTGAAKAVGKVIPELNGKLTGMAFRVPTPNVSVVDLTCRLAQPASYTAIKEAVKAAAKGPMAGILAYTEDQVVSTDFNGDSHSSIFDAKAGIALNDNFVKLVSWYDNEYGYSHRVVDLLRYMFSREK, from the exons ATGGAGAAGGGCGTTCGGGTAGTAGCAGTGAATGACCCATTCATTGATCCAGAATACATG GTGTACATGTTCAAATATGACTCCACACATGGTAGATACAAAGGAACGGTGGAACATAAGAATGGACGACTAGTTGTGGACAACCTTGAGATCAACGTGTTCCAGTG CAAAGAACCTAAGGAAATCCCCTGGAGCTCTGTAGGGAATCCCTACGTGGTGGAAGCCACAGGTGTATACCTGTCCATAGAGGCGGCTTCG GGGCACATTTCATCTGGTGCCAGGCGTGTCATCGTCACTGCACCTTCCCCCGATGCACCCATGTTGGTCATGGGTGTGAATGAGAAGGACTATAACCCTGGCTCCATGACCGTTGTCAG CAATGCATCCTGTACCACCAACTGCCTGGCCCCCCTCGCTAAGGTTATTCACGAACGCTTCGGGATCGTGGAAGGGCTAATG ACCACCGTCCATGCCTACACGGCCACTCAGAAGACAGTGGACGGGCCATCAAAGAAGGACTGGCGAGGTGGCCGAGGTGCCCACCAGAACATCATCCCATCTTCCACTGGGGCTGCCAAGGCTGTAGGCAAAGTCATCCCAGAGCTCAATGG GAAGTTAACAGGAATGGCATTCCGGGTGCCAACCCCAAACGTATCAGTTGTGGACCTGACCTGCCGCctggctcagcctgcttcctaCACTGCTATCAAGGAGGCTGTGAAAGCAGCAGCCAAGGGACCTATGGCTGGCATCCTTGCTTATACAGAGgaccag GTGGTCTCCACGGACTTTAATGGCGATTCCCATTCTTCCATCTTTGATGCTAAGGCTGGAATTGCCCTCAATGACAACTTCGTGAAGCTTGTTTCCTG GTACGACAACGAATATGGCTACAGTCACCGGGTAGTCGACCTCCTCCGCTACATGTTTAGCCGAGAGAAATAA
- the Gapdhs gene encoding glyceraldehyde-3-phosphate dehydrogenase, testis-specific isoform X4: MFKYDSTHGRYKGTVEHKNGRLVVDNLEINVFQCKEPKEIPWSSVGNPYVVEATGVYLSIEAASGHISSGARRVIVTAPSPDAPMLVMGVNEKDYNPGSMTVVSNASCTTNCLAPLAKVIHERFGIVEGLMTTVHAYTATQKTVDGPSKKDWRGGRGAHQNIIPSSTGAAKAVGKVIPELNGKLTGMAFRVPTPNVSVVDLTCRLAQPASYTAIKEAVKAAAKGPMAGILAYTEDQVVSTDFNGDSHSSIFDAKAGIALNDNFVKLVSWYDNEYGYSHRVVDLLRYMFSREK, translated from the exons ATGTTCAAATATGACTCCACACATGGTAGATACAAAGGAACGGTGGAACATAAGAATGGACGACTAGTTGTGGACAACCTTGAGATCAACGTGTTCCAGTG CAAAGAACCTAAGGAAATCCCCTGGAGCTCTGTAGGGAATCCCTACGTGGTGGAAGCCACAGGTGTATACCTGTCCATAGAGGCGGCTTCG GGGCACATTTCATCTGGTGCCAGGCGTGTCATCGTCACTGCACCTTCCCCCGATGCACCCATGTTGGTCATGGGTGTGAATGAGAAGGACTATAACCCTGGCTCCATGACCGTTGTCAG CAATGCATCCTGTACCACCAACTGCCTGGCCCCCCTCGCTAAGGTTATTCACGAACGCTTCGGGATCGTGGAAGGGCTAATG ACCACCGTCCATGCCTACACGGCCACTCAGAAGACAGTGGACGGGCCATCAAAGAAGGACTGGCGAGGTGGCCGAGGTGCCCACCAGAACATCATCCCATCTTCCACTGGGGCTGCCAAGGCTGTAGGCAAAGTCATCCCAGAGCTCAATGG GAAGTTAACAGGAATGGCATTCCGGGTGCCAACCCCAAACGTATCAGTTGTGGACCTGACCTGCCGCctggctcagcctgcttcctaCACTGCTATCAAGGAGGCTGTGAAAGCAGCAGCCAAGGGACCTATGGCTGGCATCCTTGCTTATACAGAGgaccag GTGGTCTCCACGGACTTTAATGGCGATTCCCATTCTTCCATCTTTGATGCTAAGGCTGGAATTGCCCTCAATGACAACTTCGTGAAGCTTGTTTCCTG GTACGACAACGAATATGGCTACAGTCACCGGGTAGTCGACCTCCTCCGCTACATGTTTAGCCGAGAGAAATAA